A genomic window from Aestuariirhabdus litorea includes:
- the acs gene encoding acetate--CoA ligase, translating into MSDNNSYPVRADIAQQAWADETTYREMYQQSVVNPEGFWREHGQRVDWIKPFTRVKDVSFDYHRVEISWFKDGTLNVAANCLDRHLDTRGDQTAIIWEGDDPADDKQVSYRELHEQVCRFANALKSQGIRKGDVVTIYMPMVVEAAVAMLACARIGAIHSVVFGGFSPDAIAGRIIDCNSKLVITADEGVRGGRRVALKKNVDEALTNPAVKTVEKVIVFQRTGGDVEWHSHRDVWWHELTQLASPHCPAEEMNAEDPLFILYTSGSTGTPKGVVHTSGGYLVYASMTHQYVFDYKDGDVYWCTADVGWITGHTYLIYGPLANGGTTLMCEGLPNWPDSSRMSQIVDKHQVNILYTAPTAIRALMAEGNAPIAGTNRSSLKLLGSVGEPINPEAWEWYYKTIGDERCPIVDTWWQTETGGIMITPLPGATALKPGSATRPFFGVLPALVDNMGNIIEGATEGNLVILDSWPGQSRTVYGDHERFVQTYFTTFKGMYTTGDGARRDEDGYYWITGRVDDVLNVSGHRMGTAEIESAMVAHEHVAEAAVVGYPHDIKGQGIYVYVTLNAGIDDSEELKKELRQWVRREIGPIATPDIIQWAPGLPKTRSGKIMRRILRKIAADECENLGDTSTLADPSVVDNLIADRANRRA; encoded by the coding sequence ATGAGCGACAACAACAGCTACCCCGTCAGGGCCGACATCGCCCAGCAGGCCTGGGCCGATGAAACCACCTACCGCGAGATGTACCAGCAGTCGGTGGTCAACCCCGAGGGGTTCTGGCGTGAGCACGGCCAGCGGGTCGACTGGATCAAGCCCTTCACCCGCGTCAAGGATGTCTCCTTCGATTACCATCGCGTGGAGATCAGCTGGTTCAAGGATGGCACCCTCAATGTTGCCGCTAACTGTCTCGACCGTCACCTCGACACCCGTGGTGACCAGACCGCCATCATCTGGGAGGGGGACGACCCGGCCGATGACAAGCAGGTCAGCTACCGCGAACTGCACGAACAGGTGTGCCGCTTTGCCAACGCCCTCAAGAGCCAGGGCATCCGCAAGGGTGACGTGGTCACCATCTACATGCCGATGGTGGTCGAGGCGGCGGTAGCGATGCTCGCCTGCGCCCGTATCGGTGCTATCCACTCGGTGGTGTTTGGTGGTTTCTCCCCCGACGCCATCGCCGGTCGCATTATCGACTGCAACTCCAAACTGGTGATCACCGCCGACGAGGGGGTGCGCGGTGGTCGCCGGGTAGCCCTGAAGAAAAATGTCGATGAAGCGCTCACCAACCCGGCGGTCAAGACCGTCGAAAAGGTGATCGTCTTCCAGCGCACCGGAGGAGATGTCGAGTGGCACTCACATCGCGATGTGTGGTGGCACGAGCTCACCCAGCTTGCCTCTCCCCACTGCCCCGCCGAAGAGATGAACGCCGAGGACCCACTCTTTATCCTCTACACCTCCGGCTCCACCGGAACCCCCAAAGGGGTGGTACACACCAGCGGCGGCTACCTGGTGTACGCCTCCATGACCCACCAGTACGTGTTTGATTACAAGGATGGGGATGTTTACTGGTGTACCGCCGATGTCGGCTGGATCACTGGCCACACCTACCTGATCTATGGCCCGCTGGCCAACGGCGGTACCACCCTGATGTGCGAAGGGCTGCCCAACTGGCCCGACAGCAGCCGCATGAGCCAGATCGTCGACAAGCACCAGGTCAATATCCTCTACACCGCCCCCACCGCTATACGGGCCCTGATGGCCGAGGGCAACGCCCCCATCGCCGGCACCAACCGCTCCAGCCTCAAGCTGCTGGGCAGCGTGGGTGAGCCGATCAACCCGGAAGCCTGGGAGTGGTATTACAAAACCATCGGCGATGAGCGCTGCCCGATCGTGGACACCTGGTGGCAGACCGAGACCGGCGGCATCATGATCACCCCGTTGCCGGGGGCCACCGCCCTCAAGCCGGGCTCCGCCACCCGTCCCTTCTTCGGCGTGCTACCGGCACTGGTCGATAACATGGGCAACATCATCGAGGGAGCCACCGAGGGCAATCTGGTGATCCTCGACAGCTGGCCTGGCCAGTCCCGTACCGTCTATGGCGACCACGAGCGTTTTGTGCAGACCTACTTCACCACCTTCAAGGGGATGTACACCACCGGCGACGGCGCCCGTCGCGACGAGGATGGCTACTACTGGATCACCGGCCGGGTGGACGACGTGCTCAACGTTTCCGGGCACCGCATGGGGACTGCCGAGATCGAAAGCGCGATGGTGGCCCATGAGCACGTAGCCGAGGCCGCCGTGGTGGGTTACCCGCACGACATCAAGGGTCAGGGGATTTACGTCTACGTCACCCTCAACGCCGGAATCGATGACAGTGAAGAGCTGAAAAAGGAGCTGCGCCAGTGGGTACGCCGTGAAATCGGCCCCATCGCCACACCGGATATCATCCAGTGGGCTCCCGGACTGCCCAAGACCCGCTCCGGCAAGATCATGCGTCGTATCCTGCGCAAGATCGCCGCTGACGAGTGCGAAAACCTGGGAGACACCTCCACCCTTGCCGACCCCTCCGTGGTGGACAACCTGATCGCCGATCGGGCCAACCGCCGCGCCTGA
- a CDS encoding 3'-5' exonuclease: protein MSMFNSSVLRHINSYRFRNSEFSYLFERYEGDEYISLDMETTNLDPKTAHILSIGAVPVRGNEILTSRRFDVKLNAPKEMDPEAILIHKLRTIDLQGQMDTEQALRDLLHFIGNRPILGYYISFDIGVLNRHYKELLGFSLPNRSIELSHYYLKKVRRQHPDMEVDARFETIASQLKLPVTERHTAYGDALTTALMYVRLKYGPPPSV from the coding sequence ATGAGCATGTTTAACAGCTCCGTGCTACGCCACATCAACAGCTACCGCTTTCGCAACAGCGAATTCAGCTACCTGTTTGAGCGCTACGAGGGGGACGAATACATCTCCCTCGATATGGAAACCACCAACCTCGACCCCAAGACGGCCCATATACTGTCGATCGGTGCGGTGCCGGTGAGGGGCAACGAGATCCTCACCAGCCGCCGGTTTGACGTCAAGCTCAACGCCCCCAAGGAGATGGACCCGGAAGCGATACTGATTCACAAATTAAGAACCATCGACCTGCAGGGCCAGATGGACACCGAGCAGGCCCTGCGGGACCTGCTCCACTTTATTGGTAACCGGCCGATCCTCGGTTACTACATCAGCTTCGATATCGGCGTCCTTAATCGCCACTACAAGGAGCTGCTGGGCTTCAGCCTCCCCAACCGCAGTATCGAGCTGAGCCATTATTACCTGAAAAAGGTGCGGCGCCAGCACCCCGATATGGAGGTGGACGCGCGCTTTGAAACCATTGCCAGCCAGCTCAAGCTGCCGGTCACGGAGCGCCATACCGCTTATGGCGACGCCCTCACCACCGCCCTCATGTATGTGCGCCTGAAATACGGCCCGCCACCGAGCGTTTGA
- a CDS encoding putative nucleotidyltransferase substrate binding domain-containing protein translates to MPGSFNFNNPPFDTLSESERQLVINNLDLSYHADGDIIVQAQQPTKGLHIIHKGVVEERNGTDHEDIYAHYTHDDMFDIRSLFSGTSKHEYVCLEETICYQLPRTTFDQLSSQNTRFRRYFQTDLVDKQQLMKQEGQQNLSEFILNKIEPDNILPLQIVDADATIAEVTLQMKQTHTDCALIKSDRGYGMLTGTDLLHASVLERMSVDTPVASLAHYELISVQTGDFLFDAMLLMTRHKIERVVVYDSLTPDKVLGVLTLTHILSLLSTHSHILALRIARANDAADLKRAVESLDELIERLMTNGIKSRFISKLLSTLHEQVVSKVFDRHVPTEVQQHCCLVFMGSAGRNEQILKGPLDYGLIIEDNYAWEACQPTMQAMHAELVSLGYTPSKGEVCVGNPMWAKPLKQWLDQSNRWILDPSSENIQKIATVFDVHGVAGKLGLSHDFQQRQLRQISSDHLFVRNFTRPALQFHTPLTFFGQLKLSWHSLDLNRGGVFPIVQGVRALAMEQRLPLSNTFERIDELAHNGVLDKGLAGNLAEALQLFLQLQLEQQRSGDQQPDAQLLDLGTHSRSQRDLLRHALHVVKKFKQYLEVHFHLENP, encoded by the coding sequence ATGCCCGGCAGTTTCAATTTTAACAACCCCCCCTTCGACACCCTGAGCGAGAGTGAGCGCCAGTTGGTGATCAACAACCTTGATCTCAGCTACCACGCCGATGGCGATATCATCGTTCAGGCCCAGCAGCCCACCAAGGGGCTGCATATTATCCACAAGGGGGTGGTCGAGGAGCGTAACGGCACCGATCACGAGGATATCTACGCCCACTATACCCACGACGACATGTTCGATATCCGCTCGCTTTTTTCGGGCACCAGCAAGCACGAATATGTCTGCCTGGAAGAGACCATCTGCTACCAGCTCCCCCGTACTACCTTTGACCAGCTGAGTTCGCAGAACACCCGCTTCCGCCGCTACTTCCAGACCGACCTGGTGGACAAGCAGCAGCTGATGAAGCAGGAGGGACAACAGAACCTCTCCGAGTTTATCCTCAACAAGATTGAGCCCGACAACATATTGCCCCTGCAGATCGTGGACGCCGATGCGACCATCGCCGAAGTCACCCTGCAGATGAAACAGACCCACACCGACTGTGCGCTGATCAAGAGTGACCGCGGCTACGGCATGCTCACCGGCACCGACCTGCTGCACGCTTCTGTGCTGGAGCGGATGTCGGTCGACACCCCGGTCGCCAGCCTCGCCCACTACGAGCTGATCTCGGTGCAGACCGGGGATTTTCTCTTCGATGCCATGCTGCTGATGACCCGCCACAAGATCGAGCGGGTAGTGGTGTACGACAGCCTCACCCCGGATAAGGTGCTCGGGGTGCTGACCCTGACCCACATCCTCAGCCTGCTATCGACACACTCTCACATTCTGGCACTGCGTATTGCCCGTGCCAACGATGCAGCCGACCTGAAACGAGCCGTGGAAAGTCTCGATGAGCTGATCGAGCGCCTGATGACCAACGGCATCAAGAGCCGCTTTATCAGCAAGCTGCTATCGACACTGCACGAGCAGGTGGTCAGCAAGGTATTCGATCGCCATGTCCCCACCGAGGTGCAACAGCACTGCTGCCTGGTGTTCATGGGCAGCGCCGGGCGCAACGAGCAGATCCTTAAAGGTCCCCTCGATTATGGCCTGATTATCGAAGACAACTATGCGTGGGAGGCCTGCCAGCCCACCATGCAGGCGATGCACGCCGAGCTGGTCAGCCTGGGCTACACCCCGAGCAAGGGGGAAGTCTGCGTCGGCAACCCGATGTGGGCAAAGCCATTGAAGCAGTGGCTGGACCAGAGCAATCGCTGGATCCTCGACCCCTCCAGCGAGAATATCCAGAAGATTGCCACCGTGTTTGATGTCCACGGAGTGGCCGGCAAGCTGGGGCTGTCCCATGATTTCCAGCAGCGGCAACTGCGGCAGATCTCCTCCGACCACCTGTTTGTTCGCAACTTCACCCGCCCGGCACTGCAGTTCCATACTCCCCTCACCTTTTTTGGCCAGCTCAAACTCTCCTGGCACAGCCTGGACCTGAACCGCGGAGGGGTGTTCCCGATTGTACAGGGGGTTCGTGCGCTGGCGATGGAGCAGCGGCTGCCGCTGAGCAACACTTTCGAGCGCATCGATGAGCTGGCCCACAACGGCGTGCTCGACAAGGGGCTGGCCGGTAACCTGGCCGAAGCCCTGCAGTTGTTCCTGCAGCTACAGCTTGAACAGCAGCGAAGCGGAGACCAGCAACCCGATGCGCAGCTGCTCGATCTCGGGACCCACTCCCGCAGCCAGCGCGACCTGCTGCGTCATGCCCTGCACGTGGTGAAGAAGTTCAAGCAGTACCTGGAAGTGCACTTCCATCTGGAGAACCCTTGA
- a CDS encoding PAS domain-containing hybrid sensor histidine kinase/response regulator: MFQGWLIAVISVVYILVLFVVAFYGDKKLGDDSRLRWLVYSLSLTVYCTSWTFFGAVGQAAHSLWSFLPIYLGPILMFLFGSKLIARIIRISKQENITSIADFIAARYGKSQMLAVCVTLIAVFGVLPYIALQLKAIMMGYNLLSAGSEDQLVSGFALDFGQDTALLVTLTLGAFTLLFGTRHLDATEHHRGMMLAISFESIIKLVAILVVGIYITYVVNDGYADIWQKAQAVEHTRSLIERGSNIWIMLAQTVLAGLVILCLPRQFHVTVVENLEPDDLNRARWLFPAYLIGAVIFVVPIALAGQLIFSGGGVVADTFVMNLPLAMGQKQIALLAFVGGASAAISMVIVATIALSTMVSNDIVLPLIMRRNRFNKTSFDEFSGLLLYVRRTTIMVIVLMAYFYYRILGGVDSLASTGLLSFAAVAQFAPAMIGGVYWKQANKKGVMAGLIAGVGLWFYTMVIPTLVRAGAISESLLSEGPWGIAALSPEAIFRISVLDSTTNGIVVSLVANLLCFLVVSWLSEPRLSEKMQAAIFVGAPVSGGDELSSIKVTVADLSALASRFVGQRRVTNSFEHFAFRFQQSLAPNRYASRELLEHTERLLAGVIGTSSARVVLRSAVSGRRMQLDDVVSIVDEATEALQFSRELLQGAIENISQGISVVDRDLHLVAWNRRYLDFFDYPEGLIRVGRPIADIIRYNASRGLCGPGDIEAHVAKRVDYMRQGTAHCFERVMPSGQVVEMQGNPMPGGGFVTSFTDITPYRKVTRELKQINEELEQRVGQRTSELSTVNRQLVGAMADAAAATQSKTRFLAAASHDLMQPLNAARLFAASLVQQAEGSDQELAKNIDSSLRAAEELLTDLLDISKLDAGGFHPELSDFPVSDLLSALAVEFSAMAENSQMQFSLVDCRAVIRSDKKLLRRIVQNFLTNAFRYARRGRVVLGCRRLGDRLRIEIWDNGPGIPQSRLTEIFEEFRRLDSHVTQEVKGVGLGLAIADRISKILDHPLAVRSSEGKGSVFSVEVPLGDPERVAVSAPVRASAGNALQGRRVLCIDNEETILAGMKALLERWQCEVFVSRDLTGGLRLLESGIEFDMLLADYHLDDGKTGLEAILALRQQMGVPIPAVLITADGRQELQEQAREEGVAYLAKPVKPAALRALMTSIQRR, encoded by the coding sequence ATGTTCCAGGGTTGGCTGATCGCGGTGATCTCCGTGGTCTATATATTGGTGCTCTTTGTGGTTGCCTTTTACGGCGACAAGAAGCTGGGCGATGACAGTCGTTTGCGCTGGCTGGTCTACAGCCTTTCGCTGACCGTTTACTGCACCTCCTGGACCTTTTTCGGCGCCGTCGGACAGGCGGCCCACAGTCTGTGGTCCTTCCTGCCCATCTATCTGGGTCCGATCCTGATGTTCCTGTTTGGCTCGAAATTGATCGCCCGTATCATCCGCATCAGTAAACAGGAGAACATCACCTCCATCGCCGACTTCATCGCCGCCCGTTATGGCAAATCGCAGATGCTGGCGGTGTGTGTCACCCTGATCGCGGTGTTCGGGGTGCTGCCTTACATCGCACTGCAGCTCAAAGCGATCATGATGGGCTACAACCTGCTCAGTGCCGGTAGCGAGGATCAGCTGGTGTCGGGGTTTGCCCTCGACTTTGGCCAGGACACCGCGCTGTTGGTGACCCTCACCCTGGGGGCCTTTACCCTGCTCTTTGGTACCCGCCACCTTGATGCCACCGAGCACCACCGGGGGATGATGCTGGCGATCTCCTTCGAGTCGATCATCAAGCTGGTGGCGATCCTGGTGGTGGGGATCTACATCACCTACGTGGTCAACGACGGGTACGCCGATATCTGGCAGAAGGCGCAGGCGGTAGAGCATACCCGTAGCCTGATCGAAAGGGGCTCCAATATCTGGATCATGTTGGCGCAAACGGTACTGGCGGGGCTGGTGATCCTCTGCCTGCCGCGCCAGTTCCACGTTACCGTGGTGGAGAACCTGGAGCCCGATGACCTCAACAGGGCGCGCTGGCTGTTTCCGGCCTACCTTATCGGGGCGGTGATCTTCGTGGTGCCGATCGCCCTGGCCGGGCAGTTGATCTTCAGTGGCGGCGGCGTGGTAGCCGACACCTTCGTGATGAACCTGCCGCTGGCCATGGGACAGAAGCAGATTGCGCTGCTGGCCTTTGTGGGGGGGGCGTCGGCGGCGATCAGTATGGTGATCGTGGCCACCATTGCCCTTAGCACCATGGTCAGTAATGACATCGTGCTGCCCCTGATCATGCGTCGCAACCGGTTCAACAAGACCAGCTTCGATGAGTTCAGCGGCCTGCTGCTGTATGTGCGGCGCACCACCATCATGGTGATCGTGCTGATGGCCTACTTCTACTACCGGATACTGGGGGGGGTAGACTCGCTGGCCTCCACCGGCCTGCTCTCTTTCGCCGCCGTGGCCCAGTTTGCTCCGGCCATGATCGGCGGGGTCTACTGGAAGCAGGCCAACAAGAAGGGGGTGATGGCGGGCCTGATCGCCGGCGTTGGCCTCTGGTTCTACACCATGGTGATCCCAACCCTGGTGCGGGCCGGTGCAATCTCCGAGAGCCTGCTGTCGGAGGGACCCTGGGGGATCGCGGCGCTGAGCCCCGAGGCGATCTTCCGCATCTCGGTACTCGATAGCACCACCAATGGCATCGTGGTCAGCCTGGTCGCCAACCTGCTCTGCTTTCTGGTGGTCTCCTGGCTCAGCGAGCCGCGCCTGTCGGAAAAGATGCAGGCGGCGATTTTTGTGGGGGCACCGGTCAGCGGGGGCGATGAACTCTCCAGTATCAAGGTGACGGTGGCGGATCTCAGCGCGCTGGCGTCCCGTTTTGTTGGCCAGCGGCGGGTAACCAACAGCTTCGAGCACTTTGCCTTCCGCTTCCAGCAGAGCCTGGCTCCCAACCGCTATGCCTCGCGGGAGTTGCTGGAACACACCGAGCGACTGCTGGCGGGGGTGATCGGCACCTCTTCGGCGCGGGTGGTGCTGCGCTCGGCGGTCAGCGGCCGGCGCATGCAACTGGACGATGTGGTCTCCATCGTCGATGAGGCGACCGAGGCGCTGCAGTTCAGCCGCGAGCTGCTGCAGGGGGCGATCGAGAACATCAGCCAGGGAATCAGCGTGGTGGACCGTGACCTGCACCTGGTGGCCTGGAATCGTCGCTACCTGGATTTCTTCGACTACCCCGAGGGGTTGATCCGGGTGGGGCGCCCGATCGCCGATATCATTCGCTACAACGCCTCGCGGGGACTCTGCGGCCCGGGGGATATCGAGGCCCATGTCGCCAAGCGGGTCGATTATATGCGCCAGGGCACGGCCCACTGTTTCGAGCGGGTGATGCCCTCGGGGCAGGTGGTGGAGATGCAGGGTAATCCGATGCCGGGCGGGGGCTTCGTCACCAGTTTCACTGACATTACCCCCTACCGCAAGGTGACCCGCGAGCTGAAGCAGATCAACGAGGAGCTGGAGCAGCGGGTGGGTCAGCGCACCAGCGAACTCTCCACCGTCAACCGGCAGCTGGTGGGGGCGATGGCCGATGCGGCCGCGGCCACCCAGAGCAAGACACGCTTTTTGGCCGCCGCCAGCCACGACCTGATGCAGCCGCTGAACGCCGCGCGCCTGTTCGCGGCCTCGCTGGTGCAGCAGGCCGAGGGCAGCGATCAGGAACTGGCGAAAAATATCGACAGCTCCCTGCGGGCCGCCGAGGAGCTGCTCACCGACCTGCTGGATATCTCCAAGCTGGATGCCGGCGGCTTCCACCCCGAGCTGAGTGACTTCCCTGTATCGGACCTGCTGTCGGCGCTGGCGGTGGAGTTTTCTGCGATGGCAGAAAATTCACAGATGCAGTTCAGTTTGGTGGACTGCCGGGCCGTCATTCGCAGCGACAAGAAGCTGCTGCGGCGCATCGTACAGAACTTCCTCACCAATGCTTTCCGTTACGCTCGCCGCGGCCGGGTGGTGTTGGGTTGCCGCCGGCTCGGGGATCGGTTGCGGATCGAGATCTGGGATAACGGCCCGGGTATTCCCCAGAGCCGCCTGACCGAGATCTTCGAGGAGTTCCGGCGCCTCGACAGCCATGTTACCCAGGAGGTGAAGGGGGTGGGGCTGGGGTTGGCGATCGCCGACCGCATCAGCAAGATACTGGACCACCCCCTGGCGGTGCGCTCCAGTGAGGGCAAGGGGTCGGTGTTTTCGGTCGAAGTGCCGCTGGGGGATCCCGAGCGGGTGGCGGTGAGCGCGCCGGTCCGCGCCAGTGCCGGCAACGCCCTGCAGGGGCGGCGGGTGCTCTGTATCGACAACGAAGAGACCATACTGGCGGGTATGAAAGCCCTGCTGGAGCGCTGGCAGTGCGAGGTGTTCGTCAGCCGTGACCTGACCGGCGGACTGCGGTTGCTGGAGAGTGGGATCGAGTTTGATATGCTGCTGGCGGATTACCACCTTGACGATGGCAAGACCGGCCTGGAGGCGATCCTGGCGCTGCGGCAGCAGATGGGGGTGCCGATACCGGCGGTGCTGATCACCGCCGATGGCCGTCAGGAGTTGCAGGAGCAGGCCCGGGAAGAGGGGGTGGCGTACCTGGCCAAGCCGGTCAAGCCGGCGGCCCTGCGGGCGTTAATGACCAGTATCCAGCGACGTTAG
- a CDS encoding response regulator transcription factor codes for MISSYKIIVADDHPLFRTALQQAVNQAVEEVTLLEAESIESLQQVLEEHGDTDLVLLDLHMPGAHGYSGLIYLRGQYPQIPVVMVSATEDGYVINQAIEYGASGFIPKSSSQQTIGEAIRTVLEGDVWQPEGSIGATTRRETSQDLAQRIASLTPQQFKVLGMLTEGMLNKQIAYDLNVSEATIKAHATAIFKKLGVRNRTQAVIAVQQLEIEPPQLGSEQDAD; via the coding sequence ATGATAAGTAGCTATAAGATTATTGTTGCCGACGACCACCCGCTGTTTCGCACAGCCCTCCAGCAGGCCGTCAACCAGGCCGTGGAGGAGGTAACCCTGCTCGAGGCTGAGTCCATCGAATCCCTGCAGCAGGTGCTGGAGGAGCACGGCGATACCGACCTCGTACTGCTCGACCTGCATATGCCGGGCGCACACGGTTACTCCGGTCTTATCTACCTGCGCGGCCAGTACCCCCAGATCCCGGTGGTGATGGTATCGGCCACTGAGGATGGCTACGTCATCAACCAGGCGATCGAATACGGCGCCTCCGGTTTTATTCCCAAGTCGTCCTCCCAACAAACCATCGGTGAAGCGATTCGCACCGTGCTCGAGGGGGATGTCTGGCAACCCGAAGGTTCCATAGGCGCCACCACCCGGCGCGAAACCAGCCAGGACCTGGCCCAGCGTATCGCATCGCTGACCCCACAGCAGTTCAAGGTACTGGGCATGCTGACCGAGGGGATGCTCAACAAGCAGATCGCCTACGATCTCAATGTCTCCGAGGCCACCATCAAGGCCCACGCCACCGCCATCTTCAAGAAGCTGGGGGTCCGCAACCGTACCCAGGCGGTGATTGCGGTGCAGCAGCTGGAGATCGAACCGCCCCAGCTGGGTAGCGAGCAGGACGCCGACTAG
- a CDS encoding diguanylate cyclase domain-containing protein, with protein MHVRPKPVGSLLLLIGVFLALELTALGADIWLSRQVERDAAAINTAGRQRMLSQMISKSILTLSQEGEQHSDALTEIRQAHRLFDQTLQAFANGGTTTGADGETIALQRLTSAPDRQLIEAALQNWAPLNHSIGRLLAAGESPASAFIDDTRRLALVQDDLLLRDMNRLTLSLEHSAQETSEKMRNFQSLILLLAMLNALVILRLVLSHLNHSHLNLSMLSQVTDNIDSSVFVTQANDAIINCNQTATRLYRCDKETLRGKKLARLFIDSEASQGVRLDGTTFDASRVSHAVNINGEEYQIVTVHDISPHKAKEATLSRLAYHDPLTQLPNRLLIRDRLEQEIHRSHRYGLRFTLMFIDLDGFKAINDTLGHDSGDLLLQEVAARMKGCSREADTLGRFAGDEFVAIYTGLIEVSQAQKLAQQLIDAIAGITSIAGRPVQVGASIGIAIYPLHGTHSEALMKAADSAMYDAKEAGRNRYRQASTPSRLTAEA; from the coding sequence GTGCACGTCAGACCCAAACCGGTGGGATCACTGTTACTGCTGATCGGAGTCTTTCTGGCCCTCGAGCTGACGGCACTGGGGGCGGATATCTGGCTCTCCCGCCAGGTCGAACGCGATGCGGCCGCGATCAATACTGCAGGCCGCCAGCGCATGCTCTCCCAGATGATCTCCAAGTCCATCCTGACCCTATCGCAGGAAGGTGAACAACACTCCGATGCATTGACCGAGATCCGCCAGGCTCACCGACTGTTTGACCAGACCCTGCAGGCCTTTGCGAATGGAGGCACCACCACAGGGGCCGATGGCGAAACCATCGCGCTGCAGCGCCTTACCTCAGCCCCCGACCGGCAGCTGATCGAAGCCGCGCTGCAGAACTGGGCCCCCTTAAACCACTCCATCGGGCGCTTGCTGGCCGCCGGAGAGTCCCCCGCTTCCGCTTTCATCGACGACACCCGTCGGCTGGCACTGGTACAGGACGATTTACTGCTGCGCGACATGAACCGGTTAACCCTCTCTCTGGAGCACTCCGCGCAGGAAACCAGTGAGAAGATGCGCAACTTCCAAAGCCTGATCCTGCTGCTGGCAATGCTCAACGCGCTGGTGATTCTGCGCCTGGTGCTCTCCCACCTGAACCATAGCCACCTGAACCTGTCGATGCTCTCCCAGGTGACCGACAACATCGACTCCAGTGTCTTCGTCACCCAGGCCAACGACGCCATCATCAACTGCAACCAGACCGCCACCCGCCTCTACCGCTGCGACAAGGAAACGCTGCGGGGGAAGAAGCTGGCGCGCCTGTTCATCGACTCCGAAGCCAGCCAGGGGGTCCGACTCGACGGCACCACCTTTGATGCCTCCCGGGTGAGCCACGCCGTCAACATCAATGGGGAGGAGTACCAGATAGTGACGGTACACGACATCTCACCCCACAAAGCCAAGGAGGCGACACTCTCCCGGCTCGCCTACCATGACCCCCTCACCCAGCTCCCCAACCGCCTGCTGATTCGTGACCGTCTGGAGCAGGAGATCCACCGCTCACACCGCTATGGCCTGCGCTTTACCCTGATGTTCATCGACCTCGACGGCTTTAAGGCGATCAACGACACCCTGGGCCACGACAGCGGTGACCTGTTGCTGCAGGAGGTGGCCGCACGTATGAAAGGCTGCTCCCGCGAGGCGGATACCCTGGGACGCTTTGCCGGCGATGAGTTTGTTGCCATCTACACCGGGTTAATCGAGGTCTCCCAGGCACAGAAACTGGCCCAGCAACTGATTGATGCGATCGCGGGCATCACCTCCATCGCGGGACGCCCCGTGCAGGTCGGCGCCAGTATTGGTATCGCCATCTATCCGCTGCACGGGACCCACAGCGAGGCACTGATGAAAGCGGCGGACAGCGCCATGTACGACGCCAAGGAGGCCGGGCGCAACCGCTATCGCCAGGCCTCGACCCCCTCACGCCTCACCGCCGAGGCTTGA